One genomic segment of Synechocystis sp. LKSZ1 includes these proteins:
- a CDS encoding DUF362 domain-containing protein, translating to MIPISLLSTASYDLESLSLALERLLAPWGGITTWVKPGSRVLLKPNLLTAGRPGQECITRPELVYCVAKLVQAAGGRPFLGDSPAFGTARGVVESNGYLPLIQELNLPVVEFHGHRYGTESQAFHHLRLSKEAMEADVVINLPKIKSHVQLTMTLGVKNLFGCVPGKMKAWWHMEAGKDATRFGEMLVETARAIQPDLTIVDGIIAHEGNGPMNGSPRPLGLLAAATNVFALDAVLADILQVDPALIPTLVAQERLGLTPAWKDLTFPLAHPSSLQVQDWKLPEALLPIDFGLPRVLRSTFKHLYIRFIKEPFHAYAQRPVS from the coding sequence ATGATTCCTATTTCTCTATTATCCACTGCTTCCTACGACTTGGAGAGCTTAAGTTTGGCACTGGAACGACTGTTGGCTCCCTGGGGTGGCATCACCACCTGGGTTAAACCCGGCTCCCGCGTCCTGCTAAAACCCAATTTGCTGACGGCCGGCCGACCGGGCCAGGAATGTATTACCCGACCGGAACTGGTTTATTGTGTAGCCAAGCTGGTACAGGCCGCTGGGGGCCGACCCTTTCTGGGCGACAGTCCGGCCTTTGGTACGGCACGGGGCGTGGTGGAATCCAATGGTTATCTGCCGTTGATCCAGGAACTAAATTTGCCTGTGGTGGAATTCCATGGCCATCGCTATGGAACGGAAAGCCAGGCCTTTCATCATCTGCGTCTTTCTAAGGAAGCCATGGAGGCCGATGTGGTGATTAATTTGCCGAAGATCAAATCCCATGTCCAACTCACCATGACCCTCGGGGTGAAAAATCTCTTTGGCTGTGTGCCGGGCAAAATGAAAGCCTGGTGGCATATGGAAGCCGGTAAAGATGCAACCCGCTTTGGTGAAATGCTAGTGGAAACCGCCCGCGCTATCCAACCCGACCTCACCATTGTGGATGGCATTATTGCCCACGAAGGCAATGGCCCGATGAATGGCTCTCCCCGGCCCCTCGGCCTGCTGGCCGCCGCGACGAATGTTTTTGCCCTTGATGCCGTTCTGGCCGATATTCTTCAGGTTGACCCAGCCCTTATCCCAACTTTGGTGGCCCAGGAGCGTCTCGGTCTCACGCCAGCCTGGAAGGACTTAACCTTCCCCCTAGCCCATCCCAGCAGTTTGCAAGTGCAGGACTGGAAACTTCCCGAGGCCTTACTCCCCATCGATTTTGGTCTGCCTCGAGTGTTGCGCTCCACCTTTAAACATCTTTACATTCGTTTTATCAAAGAACCCTTTCATGCCTACGCCCAGCGCCCGGTTTCCTAG
- a CDS encoding DUF3038 domain-containing protein, whose protein sequence is MVNSNNGLELPLVITADAHQLPLIQGYLQGLLLSLWALTELEESSWNQASQALALDGLPPLSRYLGPAEPGATSAFSFEEARSLVLIVAKLAQQHQEILRRAVTLLEQMQEQGKDPSKTALLGTYLEKFEVRYQDQCQRLGLPSPARPQAFKFLVDLLFCSNPYGPRWLWSALITKT, encoded by the coding sequence ATGGTTAACAGCAACAATGGGCTTGAACTTCCTCTGGTGATTACGGCCGATGCCCATCAATTACCGCTGATTCAAGGCTATCTTCAAGGCCTTTTACTTTCTCTCTGGGCCTTAACGGAATTGGAAGAAAGCAGTTGGAATCAGGCCAGTCAAGCTCTTGCCCTAGACGGCCTACCGCCCCTCAGTCGTTACCTTGGCCCGGCCGAGCCAGGAGCAACATCCGCCTTTAGTTTTGAAGAAGCCCGTTCCTTAGTTCTCATCGTGGCCAAGCTGGCCCAGCAACACCAGGAGATTTTACGGCGGGCCGTCACCCTTTTGGAGCAAATGCAAGAGCAAGGCAAAGACCCGAGTAAAACGGCTTTACTGGGAACTTACCTAGAGAAGTTCGAGGTTCGCTATCAAGATCAATGCCAACGCCTTGGCCTACCGTCTCCCGCGCGTCCCCAGGCCTTTAAATTTCTGGTGGATCTTTTATTCTGCAGTAATCCCTACGGCCCCCGTTGGCTATGGTCAGCCCTGATTACAAAGACTTAA
- a CDS encoding cation:proton antiporter, translated as MSLGSAADAAIQQNLEQFVIVLSVSLSVATLSRIVPWLRQIPYTLLLVIVGLGLSFVDVRLVNLSPQLILEIFLPPLLFEAAWNVRWPDLKANWFPVTLFTIFGVIISIVAIGFSLSQFTSLTLPTALLVAASLSTTDPVSVVGLFRQLGASKKLSILMEGESLFNDGVAVVAFVLLVSLPFGSELISVPIVLPLFLSFVGIGLGIGCLIGFGISYLTQRFDLPLVEQSLTLVAAYATYLITEELGGSGVIGVVTVGIILGNYGSLNGMNPRTRQLVSEFWEFLAFFVNSIVFLLIGDQVRLVNLVDSFGVTCVCILAVVGSRFLTIFGFSALSNWLVQSNIGYKEQTVLWWGGLRGSVSVALALSVPGALSQRQEIINVVFGVVLFTLLVQGLTMQGLLERFNLIGDQQLSRSYSELLARQVALKRILNYLDQLTLSSEDNVELYQSQRDAIEARLQQVEQEVQALKAANPQLETIMREQLQETLLNLEADTYAELIRAGRLNQDLPPLLSDLLAETQTA; from the coding sequence ATGAGTCTCGGCTCAGCGGCTGACGCGGCTATTCAACAAAACCTAGAACAGTTTGTTATTGTCCTCTCTGTCTCTCTTTCTGTCGCTACCCTATCCCGTATTGTTCCGTGGCTCCGTCAAATTCCTTATACTCTCCTGCTCGTTATTGTGGGCCTGGGCCTCTCCTTTGTCGATGTCCGCCTGGTGAATCTTTCGCCCCAACTGATTCTGGAAATCTTTTTACCGCCCCTACTGTTTGAGGCCGCTTGGAATGTCCGTTGGCCCGACCTCAAGGCTAACTGGTTCCCCGTCACGCTCTTCACTATTTTTGGGGTAATTATTTCGATTGTGGCCATTGGCTTTAGCCTGAGTCAATTTACCAGCCTCACCCTGCCGACGGCCCTATTGGTGGCGGCGAGCCTATCGACCACCGATCCTGTCTCCGTAGTAGGGCTGTTTCGGCAGTTGGGGGCCAGCAAAAAACTGAGCATTCTAATGGAGGGGGAAAGCCTGTTTAATGACGGGGTGGCCGTCGTGGCCTTTGTCCTGTTGGTGAGCTTGCCCTTCGGCTCCGAGTTAATTTCGGTGCCCATTGTTCTGCCGCTTTTTTTAAGCTTTGTTGGCATTGGCCTAGGCATTGGTTGTCTGATTGGCTTTGGAATTTCCTACCTCACCCAACGCTTTGACCTGCCTCTCGTAGAGCAATCCCTGACCTTGGTCGCGGCCTATGCCACCTATCTGATTACAGAAGAATTGGGGGGCTCGGGGGTTATCGGTGTAGTGACGGTAGGCATCATTCTGGGCAACTATGGCTCCCTTAATGGCATGAATCCCCGGACTCGCCAGCTAGTATCGGAATTTTGGGAGTTTCTCGCCTTTTTTGTCAATTCTATTGTATTTTTGCTGATTGGTGACCAAGTCCGGTTGGTTAATCTGGTAGACAGTTTTGGGGTGACCTGTGTTTGCATCTTGGCCGTCGTCGGATCCCGCTTTTTAACCATTTTTGGTTTTAGCGCCCTTAGTAATTGGCTGGTGCAATCCAACATTGGCTACAAAGAGCAGACGGTGCTCTGGTGGGGCGGCCTCCGGGGCTCGGTCTCCGTGGCCCTGGCCCTGAGTGTGCCAGGGGCCCTCAGCCAACGCCAAGAGATTATTAATGTGGTCTTTGGGGTGGTGTTATTTACCCTATTGGTGCAGGGCCTGACCATGCAGGGCCTGTTAGAGCGCTTTAATCTCATTGGCGACCAACAACTCAGTCGTAGTTATTCTGAACTCTTGGCCCGTCAGGTGGCCCTGAAGCGAATTCTCAATTACCTCGACCAGTTGACCCTCTCCAGCGAAGATAACGTTGAGTTGTACCAATCCCAACGGGATGCCATCGAAGCTCGACTCCAACAGGTCGAACAGGAGGTACAGGCCCTCAAGGCTGCAAATCCCCAATTGGAAACCATCATGCGAGAGCAACTCCAAGAAACCCTGCTGAATCTAGAAGCCGACACCTACGCCGAACTGATCCGGGCCGGTCGTCTCAATCAAGACCTACCGCCCCTCTTGAGTGATTTATTAGCCGAAACCCAAACGGCCTAG
- a CDS encoding M20 family metallopeptidase gives MLSTLPQGTDLDTTQIRLAIRGLHPQLIHWRRQLHQFPELGFQERLTADLIHRTLQDLGIEHQTEVAKTGIVALIDSGRPGPVLAIRADMDALPVTEESEVSYRSQHLGIMHACGHDGHTAIALGTAQYLAQHRDSFRGQVKIIFQPAEEGPGGAKPMIEQGALDNPRVDGIVGLHLWNNLPLGTVGVCAGPLMAAVETFSCTILGRGGHGAMPHQTVDSIVVAAQVVTALQTIVARNINPLEAAVVTVGELQAGSALNVIADTARMRGTVRYFDPKFQHYFAPRLETMIKGICEAQGASYEFHYHHLYPPVINDPGMADLIRSVALAVLETPAGLVPDCRTMGGEDMAFFLQEVPGCYFFLGSANPRQGLDYPHHHPRFNFDEAALPIGVEMFVRCVEQFSAGWPA, from the coding sequence ATGCTATCTACCCTTCCCCAAGGAACTGACCTTGACACCACGCAAATTCGCCTCGCCATCCGGGGCCTCCATCCCCAGCTAATTCACTGGCGACGACAACTGCATCAGTTTCCTGAATTGGGTTTTCAGGAAAGGTTAACGGCGGACTTGATTCATCGCACTCTGCAAGACCTCGGCATTGAGCATCAAACAGAGGTTGCTAAAACCGGCATTGTGGCTTTGATTGATAGCGGCAGGCCTGGCCCTGTGCTGGCGATTCGGGCCGATATGGATGCCCTGCCCGTAACGGAGGAAAGCGAGGTTTCCTACCGCTCCCAGCATTTGGGCATTATGCATGCCTGTGGTCACGATGGTCATACGGCCATTGCCCTGGGAACAGCCCAGTACCTGGCCCAGCATCGTGATAGTTTTCGGGGGCAGGTCAAAATTATCTTTCAACCCGCAGAGGAAGGGCCGGGGGGAGCCAAGCCAATGATTGAGCAAGGGGCCTTGGACAACCCCAGAGTGGATGGGATTGTGGGCCTGCATCTTTGGAATAATCTACCCTTGGGAACTGTGGGGGTCTGCGCTGGGCCCTTGATGGCAGCAGTGGAAACCTTTAGTTGCACGATTTTGGGCCGGGGCGGCCACGGGGCCATGCCCCATCAAACCGTGGATTCCATTGTGGTGGCGGCCCAGGTAGTAACGGCCCTGCAAACCATTGTGGCCCGCAATATTAACCCCCTAGAGGCGGCGGTGGTGACGGTGGGAGAACTCCAAGCCGGGAGTGCTCTCAATGTGATTGCTGATACGGCCCGGATGCGGGGAACCGTCCGCTACTTTGACCCCAAATTCCAGCACTATTTTGCTCCCCGTCTGGAAACGATGATCAAGGGCATTTGTGAGGCCCAGGGGGCCAGTTACGAATTCCACTACCACCATTTATACCCTCCCGTGATTAACGATCCGGGGATGGCTGACCTCATCCGCTCCGTGGCCTTGGCAGTACTCGAAACCCCCGCCGGCTTAGTGCCGGATTGTCGCACCATGGGGGGAGAAGACATGGCCTTCTTTTTGCAAGAGGTACCAGGCTGTTACTTCTTTCTGGGTTCAGCCAACCCGCGCCAGGGTCTTGATTATCCTCACCACCATCCCCGCTTTAATTTTGATGAAGCGGCCCTGCCCATCGGAGTCGAAATGTTTGTACGGTGTGTCGAGCAGTTTAGTGCAGGCTGGCCAGCCTAG
- a CDS encoding DUF488 domain-containing protein → MKPLFTIGHSNHSPEKFIELLERHGITALADVRSSPYSRYLPHFNRKSLETLLPQADIRYVFLGDQLGARPNNPNCYVDGKALYERIAQTTAFQQGLQRLLKGSQNYRIALMCAEKDPLTCHRAILVCQQLLPFNLEIGHIHSNGELEYHENLEERMLKLHGLQDLDTTMQLSLFSGDTPPLSERAERLHQAYHLQGERIAYVEK, encoded by the coding sequence ATGAAACCTCTCTTTACGATTGGTCACTCTAACCATAGCCCTGAAAAATTTATTGAGCTTCTAGAGCGACATGGAATTACGGCCCTGGCGGATGTTCGTTCTTCCCCGTATAGTCGCTACTTGCCCCACTTTAACCGGAAATCTCTAGAAACTCTCCTGCCGCAAGCCGACATTCGCTATGTTTTTCTCGGGGATCAGTTAGGTGCTCGTCCCAACAATCCTAATTGTTATGTTGACGGCAAGGCCCTATACGAGAGAATTGCCCAAACGACGGCTTTTCAACAGGGACTACAGCGGCTGTTAAAAGGCTCCCAAAATTATCGTATTGCGCTGATGTGCGCCGAAAAAGATCCCTTGACTTGTCATCGGGCAATCTTAGTCTGTCAACAGCTTCTACCCTTTAATCTAGAAATTGGCCATATTCATAGTAATGGTGAGCTGGAATACCATGAAAATCTAGAAGAAAGAATGCTTAAATTGCATGGTCTGCAAGATCTAGACACTACGATGCAACTTTCTCTCTTCTCCGGTGATACTCCTCCTCTATCAGAGCGGGCGGAACGGCTCCACCAAGCCTATCACCTCCAAGGTGAGCGCATAGCCTATGTTGAAAAATAA
- a CDS encoding DUF488 domain-containing protein translates to MLKNNTIKLFTIGFTRKSAEVFFEKLRAAGVARLIDTRLNNTSQLSGFAKQADLQYFLRQITQVDYEHQLSLAPNKDILDAYKQKKISWQDYEKSYLELLKKRSVESIFDSDKLANACLLCSEDKPHYCHRRLAAEYLRQKFESIEILHL, encoded by the coding sequence ATGTTGAAAAATAATACCATCAAGCTTTTTACCATTGGTTTTACCCGAAAGTCAGCAGAGGTTTTTTTTGAGAAACTCCGAGCCGCAGGCGTTGCACGACTTATTGATACCCGACTAAACAATACATCTCAACTATCAGGGTTCGCTAAACAAGCTGACCTCCAATATTTTCTGCGTCAAATCACTCAGGTTGACTATGAACATCAACTATCTTTAGCGCCTAATAAGGATATTTTAGATGCCTACAAACAAAAGAAAATAAGTTGGCAAGATTATGAAAAAAGCTATTTAGAACTACTCAAAAAGCGATCAGTAGAATCAATCTTCGACTCAGATAAGTTGGCAAATGCCTGCCTATTATGCAGTGAAGATAAACCCCATTATTGTCACCGACGCTTGGCGGCAGAGTATTTACGGCAAAAATTTGAAAGCATTGAGATTTTGCATTTGTAG
- the tyrS gene encoding tyrosine--tRNA ligase, with protein MSNTAPAWLLRGTQEIFPHQPDSSHPQENLTALLEQSGRPLRIKLGIDPTGTDIHLGHSIPFRKLRAFQDAGHTAVVIIGDFTAQIGDPTGKSEVRKQLTAEQVRANAENYLEQLRPILDFETPGRLEIRYNSEWLDSLNLAKIQELLATMTVSQMLAKEGFAERFAKETPIFLHEFLYPLMQGYDSVMVQADVELGGTDQKFNIAVGRDLQRHFGQKPQFGLLLPILIGTDGHQKMSKSLNNYVGLREDALSMYSKLEKTPDALLASYAELLTALEQLPENPREGQKLIALEIVTQFHGAAAAQAAQATAQAIVTEGNTANADNVAEFSLEQVQFPAKLFFLLSASGLCSSSGEGRRQIQGGAVRLEGERLEDVNHCFETPDSLVGKVLQVGKKKFIRFVP; from the coding sequence ATGTCTAACACTGCGCCTGCTTGGTTACTACGGGGAACCCAGGAAATTTTTCCCCATCAGCCGGATTCCAGCCATCCCCAGGAAAATCTCACGGCCCTGTTAGAGCAGAGTGGGCGCCCCCTGCGGATCAAACTCGGCATTGACCCCACTGGCACGGATATTCACCTGGGCCATAGTATTCCTTTTCGCAAGCTCCGGGCCTTTCAGGATGCGGGCCATACGGCGGTGGTAATCATTGGCGATTTTACGGCCCAGATCGGTGACCCTACGGGCAAGTCGGAAGTCCGCAAACAGTTGACGGCGGAACAGGTACGGGCCAATGCGGAAAATTATCTAGAGCAATTGCGGCCGATCCTGGATTTTGAAACACCGGGACGTTTAGAAATTCGCTACAATTCCGAATGGCTCGATAGCCTGAACCTCGCTAAAATCCAGGAACTGCTGGCCACGATGACCGTGAGCCAAATGTTGGCAAAGGAAGGCTTTGCTGAACGCTTTGCCAAGGAAACCCCGATTTTTCTGCACGAGTTTCTCTATCCTCTGATGCAGGGCTACGATTCTGTGATGGTGCAAGCGGATGTAGAACTGGGGGGCACTGACCAGAAGTTTAATATTGCTGTGGGCCGGGATCTCCAAAGACATTTTGGCCAAAAACCCCAGTTTGGCCTGCTCCTGCCCATCTTGATTGGCACCGATGGCCATCAAAAAATGTCGAAATCCCTCAACAATTACGTCGGCCTGCGGGAAGATGCCCTGTCGATGTACTCCAAGCTGGAAAAAACGCCGGACGCCCTCCTGGCCAGTTACGCAGAACTCTTAACGGCCCTGGAGCAATTACCGGAAAATCCCCGCGAGGGCCAGAAGTTAATTGCCCTAGAGATTGTGACCCAATTCCACGGAGCCGCCGCCGCCCAGGCCGCCCAGGCCACAGCTCAGGCCATTGTGACGGAAGGCAATACGGCGAATGCCGACAATGTGGCGGAATTTTCCCTAGAGCAGGTGCAATTTCCAGCAAAGCTCTTTTTTCTGCTTAGTGCCAGTGGCCTCTGTAGTAGTAGTGGCGAGGGCCGCCGCCAGATCCAAGGTGGAGCGGTACGTCTAGAGGGAGAACGCCTGGAGGATGTTAACCATTGCTTTGAAACCCCAGACAGCTTGGTGGGGAAAGTTCTCCAGGTTGGTAAGAAGAAGTTTATTCGCTTCGTTCCTTAG